TACTGAAATGGATTTTAAAAATTCCTGCAATGAATTTTGGTGGGTGTCGGCCTACGTGGTCAAAGGAATCTGTCGCAAGCAAGTTTTCTATGTCACTGACCATCTTTACGGGATTTGCCAACAAGAACTCCTGAAGATCTTGGCTTGGCAGGTTGCAAGTGATAGGGGAACAGTCGATATTGGCAAGAACTACAAGTATCTTTTCAAGTATTTACCTACAGAGAAAGAGAAGGAAATCTCTGCTCTCCTTGATTTTTCAAGTGTAGAGAAACTTACTCAGTCATTGTTTGCTACGATGCAACTTTTTCACCAAGAAGCTCAATCCCTTGCTCAAAAGATGGGATTTGATTACGATAAGGAAGTAGCTGAGAAGATGATGAGATATGCTGAGGAGAGACTCGAAAAAAATGAAACATTTACAAAATAATAAGATAACAAAATTTTTACTGATTAGTTTTCTCATTTCTTGGGGATTTGGTTGGGGATTGCTCGCTTTTCTGACGCAAATGAGCCTCTTAAGTCTAACAAGTCCACTAGGAGTTTTTCTCCATTTACTAGGAGGTTTCGGTCCTACCATTGCAGCCATTTCTTGTTTGCCTCAAAAATCCATTAAAAGCATAGTCTCTTTTATCTTAGGGGACTCAAAGAAATATATTTTGTTATTTCTTTTACTAATTTTCGTGCAAACAGGTGTCATTGCTTTCTCATCTACGGAGCTTAATCCGGCTTTTCCACTAGGAAATTTGTTTGTTGTTTTTTTGAGTGCAGTCTGTGTTTATGGTGGCGAAGAAGAATTGGGATGGCGAGGCATCTTGCAACCAACTTTGGAAACTAGATTCTCCTTTTGGATTTCCGGTTTGATAACAGGTTGTATTTGGGCAATATGGCATATACCTTTATGGTTTGTGATTGGAAGTTCCCAAAGTGGTATGCCTTTTATATTATTCAGTCTATTTGCAATTTATCTCAGTATTCTTCTAGCAGCTGTTTTCAAAAAGACTAAGTCGGTCCTTTTTTGCGCCATTTTTCACGGCCTAATTAATACCCTACTTAGCTTATTTGTTATTAAAATTAATCTTTTATTCATTCTAGGATTAGTAGGATTGCTCTTCTTTTCTTACTACCTACAAAGAAACAGTTAAATTTATAAAATATAGATTTACTTTACAATAAAACACTAAAAAGAGAATTATTATGTCTAACATTCAAAACATGTCCCTGGAGGACATTATGGGAGAGCGTTTTGGGCGCTACTCCAAGTACATTATTCAAGACCGGGCTTTGCCAGATATTCGTGATGGATTGAAGCCGGTTCAGCGCCGTATTCTTTATTCGATGAATAAGGATGGCAATACCTTTGACAAGAGCTACCGTAAGTCGGCTAAGTCTGTCGGGAATATCATGGGGAATTTCCACCCACACGGTGACATTTCTATCTATGATGCCATGGTCCGTATGTCTCAGGACTGGAAGAACCGTGAGATTCTAGTCGAAATGCACGGTAATAACGGTTCTATGGACGGAGATCCGCCTGCGGCTATGCGTTATACTGAGGCGCGTTTGTCTGAGATTGCGGGTTATCTTCTTCAGGATATCGAGAAAAAGACCGTTCCTTTTGCTTGGAACTTTGACGATACCGAGAAAGAGCCGACAGTCTTGCCAGCAGCCTTTCCAAACCTTTTGGTTAATGGTTCGACTGGTATTTCGGCTGGTTATGCCACAGATATTCCACCTCATAATTTGGCTGAGGTCATTGATGCGGCGGTTTACATGATTGATCATCCAACTGCCAAGGTGGACAAACTCATGGAATTCTTACCTGGACCAGACTTCCCGACTGGAGGGATTATCCAGGGTCGTGATGAAATCAAGAAGGCCTATGAAACTGGGAAAGGGCGCGTGGTTGTTCGTTCCAAGACTGAGATTGAAAAGCTAAAAGGTGGTAAGGAACAAATCGTTGTCACTGAGATTCCTTATGAAATCAACAAGGCCAATCTAGTCAAGAAGATTGATGATGTTCGTGTCAATAATAAGGTAGCAGGTATTGCTGAGGTTCGCGATGAGTCTGACCGTGACGGTCTTCGTATCGCTATTGAACTTAAGAAAGACGCTAATACAGAGCTCGTTCTCAACTATCTCTTTAAATATACTGACCTGCAAATCAACTACAACTTTAACATGGTGGCGATTGACAATTTCACACCTCGTCAGGTCGGTATTGTCCCAATCTTGTCTAGCTATATTGCCCACCGTCGTGAAGTGATTTTGGCGCGTTCTCGATTTGATAAGGAAAAGGCTGAGAAACGTCTCCATATCGTTGAAGGTTTGATTCGTGTGATTTCGATTTTGGACGAAGTCATTGCCCTTATCCGTGCTTCTGAGAATAAAGCTGATGCCAAGGAAAACCTCAAGGTCAGCTATGATTTTACAGAAGAGCAGGCGGAGGCCATTGTTACCTTGCAACTTTACCGTTTGACCAATACAGACGTTGTTGTCTTGCAAGAAGAAGAAGCAGAACTTCGTGAAAAGATTGCCATGCTTGCTGCTATCATTGGAGATGAGCGGACCATGTACAATCTTATGAAGAAAGAACTTCGTGAGGTCAAGAAGAAATTTGCGCCTCCGCGTTTGAGTAGCTTAGAAGACACTGCGAAAGTAATCGAGATTGATACAGCTAGTCTGATCGCCGAGGAAGATACCTACGTCAGCGTGACCAAGGCAGGTTACATCAAGCGTACCAGTCCACGTTCTTTTGCAGCTTCAACGCTAGAAGAAATTGGCAAACGTGATGATGACCGTTTGATCTTTGTTCAATCTGCCAAGACAACCCAGCATCTTTTGATGTTCACAAGTCTTGGAAATGTCATTTATCGACCAATCCATGAATTGGCAGACATTCGCTGGAAGGACATCGGAGAGCATCTGAGCCAAACCATTACAAACTTCGAAACTAACGAAGAAATCCTTTATGTGGAAGTCGTGGATCAGTTTGATGATGCGACAACTTATTTTGCAGCTACTCGTCTCGGTCAAATCAAGCGTGTAGAACGCAAAGAATTCACCCCATGGCGAACCTACAAGTCTAAGTCTGTCAAGTATGCTAAGCTCAAAGACGAGACAGACCAGATTGTAGCAGTGACTCCGATTAAACTAGATGATGTTCTCTTGATTAGTCAAAACGGTTATGCTCTGCGTTTCAATATCGAGGAGGTTCCTGTTGTTGGTGCTAAGGCTGCAGGTGTCAAGGCTATGAACCTGAAAGAAGATGATGTCCTCCAATCGGCCTTTATCTGTAATACCTCGTCCTTCTACCTCTTGACTCAGCGTGGAAGTTTGAAACGTGTTTCTGTTGAGGAAATTCCAGCAACCAGCCGTGCCAAACGTGGTTTACAAGTTTTGCGTGAGTTGAAAAACAAACCGCATCGTGTCTTCTTAGCAGGAGCAGTTGCAGAGCAAGGCTTCGTTGGTGACCTCTTTAGTACAGAAGTGGACGGGAACGATCAAACTCTGATTGTTCAATCTAACAAAGGAACAATCTATGAAAGTCGACTACAAGACTTGAATCTGTCAGAACGCACAAGTAATGGTAGCTTCATCTCTGACACGATTTCGGATGAAGAAGTTTTTGACGCTTATCTTAAAGAAGTATTTACTGAAGCTAAATAAGTGAAATGAAGAATCAGTTTTAAGAGCTGGTTCTTTTTTATTGAAGAAATTTTCTGAAAATTACAAAATATACTTGCTATTTTATAAAAATAGTGTAGAATAAAAGAAATAGGTTTTTAGAATAAGGAGTGGAATATGACAGTAACGATTGATTGGGAAAATCTCGGTTTTTCCTATATGAAATTACCTTATCGCTATATTGCTCATTTTAAAAATGGACAATGGAATCAAGGAGAGCTTACAGAGGATGCAACTTTGCATATTTCAGAGTCTTCTCCAAGTCTTCACTATGGACAACAAGCATTTGAAGGTTTGAAAGCTTATCGTACTAAGGATGGTAGTGTTCAACTTTTCCGCCCTGATGAAAATGCCAAACGCCTGCAACGTACTTGTGATCGTCTCTTGATGCCACAAGTTTCGACAGACATGTTTGTAGAAGCTTGTAAGGCAGTTGTTCGTGCGAATGAAGAATATGTACCTCCATACGGAACAGGTGGAACCTTATACCTTCGCCCTCTTTTGATTGGTGTCGGAGATATTATTGGGGTAAAACCGGCAGAAGAGTACATTTTCACCATCTTTGCTATGCCAGTTGGAAATTACTTTAAGGGTGGATTGGTTCCAACCAACTTCTTGATTCAGGATGAATACGACCGTGCGGCTCCAAATGGTACAGGTGCGGCTAAGGTTGGTGGAAACTATGCTGCAAGTCTCTTGCCAGGGAAATTGGCCAAGTCACGTCATTTCTCAGATGTTATCTATCTAGACCCATCAACTCATACAAAGATTGAAGAAGTCGGATCAGCTAACTTCTTTGGAATTACAGCTGATAATGAATTTGTAACACCATTGAGTCCTTCTATCTTGCCATCTATTACCAAGTATTCTTTGCTTTATTTGGCAGAACATCGCTTGGGCTTAACTCCTATTGAGGGGGATGTCCCGATTGATAACCTTGACCGTTTTGTAGAGGCAGGTGCCTGTGGTACAGCAGCAGTGATTTCTCCAATTGGTGGAATTCAGCACGGTGATGATTTCCATGTTTTCTATAGTGAAACAGAAGTAGGTCCTGTGACTCGCAAACTCTATGATGAATTGACAGGTATTCAGTTTGGTGATATCGAAGCGCCAGAAGGTTGGATTGTAAAAGTAGATTAAAATAAACTAAAGGAGATTTTTTATGAAATCGAAAAAGTGGCTTTTAACAGCAGGAGTGGTCCTGAGCACAACAGCTCTATTAGCGGCTTGTGGAAAGGCTGATAAAGAAGCAGATGCACCGACAACATTTTCATATGTCTATGCAGTAGATCCTGCGTCTTTGGATTATAGTATAGCGACTCGTACATCTACAACAGATGTCATCGGGAACGTGGTTGATGGATTGATGGAAAATGACCAATACGGAAATGTTATTCCTTCCTTGGCTGAAGATTGGTCTGTCTCAAAAGATGGTTTGACTTATACTTATAAACTTCGTAAAGGAGTTAAATGGTACACTTCAGAAGGTGAAGAATACGCAGAAGTAA
The Streptococcus toyakuensis genome window above contains:
- a CDS encoding CPBP family intramembrane glutamic endopeptidase; translated protein: MKHLQNNKITKFLLISFLISWGFGWGLLAFLTQMSLLSLTSPLGVFLHLLGGFGPTIAAISCLPQKSIKSIVSFILGDSKKYILLFLLLIFVQTGVIAFSSTELNPAFPLGNLFVVFLSAVCVYGGEEELGWRGILQPTLETRFSFWISGLITGCIWAIWHIPLWFVIGSSQSGMPFILFSLFAIYLSILLAAVFKKTKSVLFCAIFHGLINTLLSLFVIKINLLFILGLVGLLFFSYYLQRNS
- the parC gene encoding DNA topoisomerase IV subunit A; translated protein: MSNIQNMSLEDIMGERFGRYSKYIIQDRALPDIRDGLKPVQRRILYSMNKDGNTFDKSYRKSAKSVGNIMGNFHPHGDISIYDAMVRMSQDWKNREILVEMHGNNGSMDGDPPAAMRYTEARLSEIAGYLLQDIEKKTVPFAWNFDDTEKEPTVLPAAFPNLLVNGSTGISAGYATDIPPHNLAEVIDAAVYMIDHPTAKVDKLMEFLPGPDFPTGGIIQGRDEIKKAYETGKGRVVVRSKTEIEKLKGGKEQIVVTEIPYEINKANLVKKIDDVRVNNKVAGIAEVRDESDRDGLRIAIELKKDANTELVLNYLFKYTDLQINYNFNMVAIDNFTPRQVGIVPILSSYIAHRREVILARSRFDKEKAEKRLHIVEGLIRVISILDEVIALIRASENKADAKENLKVSYDFTEEQAEAIVTLQLYRLTNTDVVVLQEEEAELREKIAMLAAIIGDERTMYNLMKKELREVKKKFAPPRLSSLEDTAKVIEIDTASLIAEEDTYVSVTKAGYIKRTSPRSFAASTLEEIGKRDDDRLIFVQSAKTTQHLLMFTSLGNVIYRPIHELADIRWKDIGEHLSQTITNFETNEEILYVEVVDQFDDATTYFAATRLGQIKRVERKEFTPWRTYKSKSVKYAKLKDETDQIVAVTPIKLDDVLLISQNGYALRFNIEEVPVVGAKAAGVKAMNLKEDDVLQSAFICNTSSFYLLTQRGSLKRVSVEEIPATSRAKRGLQVLRELKNKPHRVFLAGAVAEQGFVGDLFSTEVDGNDQTLIVQSNKGTIYESRLQDLNLSERTSNGSFISDTISDEEVFDAYLKEVFTEAK
- a CDS encoding aminoglycoside 6-adenylyltransferase: MRAETEMLDLILQIAKTLQVKAVAMSGSRTNPKALKDELQDYDVVYVVDDLDNLTSDLSWLDQFGKRIIDQEVALDHRRLFLMLFEDGNRIDLTLCPKENIKEWVDSESKFIVLEDEKSLFESYSPSPKRFWTSPATEMDFKNSCNEFWWVSAYVVKGICRKQVFYVTDHLYGICQQELLKILAWQVASDRGTVDIGKNYKYLFKYLPTEKEKEISALLDFSSVEKLTQSLFATMQLFHQEAQSLAQKMGFDYDKEVAEKMMRYAEERLEKNETFTK
- a CDS encoding branched-chain amino acid aminotransferase, encoding MTVTIDWENLGFSYMKLPYRYIAHFKNGQWNQGELTEDATLHISESSPSLHYGQQAFEGLKAYRTKDGSVQLFRPDENAKRLQRTCDRLLMPQVSTDMFVEACKAVVRANEEYVPPYGTGGTLYLRPLLIGVGDIIGVKPAEEYIFTIFAMPVGNYFKGGLVPTNFLIQDEYDRAAPNGTGAAKVGGNYAASLLPGKLAKSRHFSDVIYLDPSTHTKIEEVGSANFFGITADNEFVTPLSPSILPSITKYSLLYLAEHRLGLTPIEGDVPIDNLDRFVEAGACGTAAVISPIGGIQHGDDFHVFYSETEVGPVTRKLYDELTGIQFGDIEAPEGWIVKVD